GTCTTTAGCTCTCAATAGGCAACGCAAGAGTTGGTTAGGTCACTGGGGAGAGTCAAAAGCTCGTTACAAGGGGCATTATACGTTGTTAATTTGCGCTTCCCCCAGTTCTAAGTTTTAGTAGTAAATTACGAACGTATGTTTCCCTAGTTCGGACAAACTAATTGGCTTTTGTGAGAAGAAGAGATGCGGCTACTAAAATGACCGGAGGGACGTTACCAAAAATAACAAACACAGTTTATTGGGTTATCCCTAATAAAGGAATGATTAATCAAAATCGACAAGTTACAAGAGTACCAGTTGTCTCGCCAGATAACAAACCCCTGATGCCCACAAATTGCGCAAGAAGTCATGGGAAGCGTTGACGAAAACGGTTTACTGTGCTTGGATGAACCTCTGACGGTTCAAAAGCATAGCCGCGTTAAGGTAATTGTGCTGTTTGTGGAAGATGAGGTGGATGAAGATGATGAATCAAAAGAGTCTGTATTAAACAGTCTTCGCACTTCATTGCAACAAGCAAAAGCTGGAAAAACTAGACCTATTTCAGAACTGTGGGATGGTGTTGATGCAGAGTGAACTACCCTCAGTTCAAGTTCAGTTTACAGATGAATTTCAGTATCGGCTACGCACCCTGTCCAAAAAGTATCGCCACATTCGGTCTAATATTCAACCGATAATTGCACAACTGCAAGCAGGAAACTTTATTGGCGACCAAATATCTGGAACAGGGAACACTGTTTTCAAGGTACGAGTCCGCAACAGTGATATCCAGAAAGGTAAAAGTGGTGGTTATCGGCTCATTTATCAGCTTGAATCCCAACAAAGGTTATCCTCCTGCTAATCTATTCCAAAAGTGAACAAGCAGATGTTGCAGTAGAGGAGATTAAGTTAGTTATAGAAGAGTTTCAAAAATACGGTAGTACTTTGCCGGAAGCAAACCAGGAATAACATTAGATTATAGTTAGGACTGGTTCTGAATTTAAACCACACTCAACAACGCCTGTTTAAACTCCGCTTGTTTAGGTTGGCGTTGTCCAATTTTTTTCCCGTTTACGTAAGTACCATTTCTACTACCAAAATCTCGCACGCGAATATCAGGCGGGTTGATATCTAA
The sequence above is a segment of the Scytonema hofmannii PCC 7110 genome. Coding sequences within it:
- a CDS encoding FHA domain-containing protein, whose protein sequence is MHRLNSTNDAVIFSRYHCLLDINPPDIRVRDFGSRNGTYVNGKKIGQRQPKQAEFKQALLSVV